A window from Flavobacteriales bacterium encodes these proteins:
- a CDS encoding 50S ribosomal protein L9, with protein MELILLQDVEKLGFKDEIVNVKNGYGRNYLIPGGHAILATDSARKVLAENLRQRAKKENKIIEDANKLAEGINGLTVTITAKTIEGGKQLFGSVTSNHLADELEKLGHNVDRKFVKLNNIKTVGTYAAEVRLHREVKAAVTVEVVAQ; from the coding sequence ATGGAATTGATATTATTACAAGACGTAGAGAAATTAGGCTTTAAAGATGAGATTGTAAACGTGAAAAACGGATATGGTCGTAACTACTTAATCCCTGGTGGTCATGCTATTTTAGCGACTGACTCAGCTCGAAAAGTTTTAGCTGAAAACTTACGTCAAAGAGCTAAGAAAGAGAATAAAATTATTGAAGACGCTAACAAATTAGCTGAAGGTATCAATGGCTTGACAGTAACTATTACTGCTAAGACTATTGAAGGTGGTAAGCAATTGTTCGGTTCGGTGACTTCTAACCATTTAGCAGATGAGCTAGAAAAGTTAGGTCATAACGTGGATCGTAAATTTGTTAAGCTAAACAATATCAAAACAGTCGGTACGTATGCTGCTGAAGTGCGTTTGCACAGAGAAGTTAAGGCTGCTGTAACTGTTGAAGTTGTTGCTCAATAA
- a CDS encoding 30S ribosomal protein S18: MADDIRYLSPVDVNNRNSKKYCRFKKAGIKYIDYKDPDFLMRFVNEQGKILPRRITGTSLKYQRKVSQAIKRCRHLALMPYVGDMLK; encoded by the coding sequence ATGGCAGACGATATTAGATACCTATCCCCCGTTGATGTAAACAACAGAAATAGTAAAAAATACTGCCGATTCAAAAAGGCTGGTATTAAATACATTGACTACAAAGACCCTGACTTCCTTATGCGATTCGTCAACGAGCAAGGTAAAATCCTTCCTAGAAGAATCACAGGAACGTCATTGAAGTACCAAAGAAAAGTTTCACAAGCAATCAAAAGATGCCGTCACTTGGCATTGATGCCATACGTTGGCGATATGCTAAAATAA
- a CDS encoding 30S ribosomal protein S6: protein MNHYETVFILNPVLSEDQMKETVQKFTKLLKESKAKIVAEEHWGLKKMAYSIQKKRTGFYYLIEFTSDDKEINNKLELAYKRDERLMRWLTVKLDKHAVVYAESRRKRLSTNKKQEA from the coding sequence ATGAACCATTACGAGACCGTTTTCATTTTGAATCCCGTTTTGTCTGAAGATCAGATGAAGGAGACGGTTCAAAAGTTTACGAAACTTTTGAAAGAAAGTAAGGCAAAAATTGTTGCCGAGGAACATTGGGGGCTAAAAAAGATGGCCTACAGTATCCAGAAGAAAAGAACAGGTTTTTACTATCTTATTGAATTCACTTCTGATGACAAGGAGATAAATAATAAACTTGAATTAGCTTACAAACGTGATGAACGTTTGATGCGTTGGCTAACAGTAAAGCTAGATAAGCATGCTGTAGTATATGCTGAAAGCAGAAGAAAAAGACTGAGTACTAACAAAAAACAGGAGGCATAA
- a CDS encoding TlpA family protein disulfide reductase, giving the protein MKRTFTLFALISLFLASCIKQDQTYVTLKGHILNAPSDTIYIYDNFDAYQKVIILDEHNNFNDTLNIRTAEYYFEIGEESTNLFLSEGDEMEITLDYLSFDETINASGKGQKINNYLFKRVLLREKNIYEDPTFFDKDSAQFYHNLNTFFDKEIHTLERLHLDSHIFAEEKEGIAMTKKNIGYFYRSKQELKQLAMLENAPEFTLKDTDGNSVSLSDFKSKLVLIDVWATWCKPCIQEIPDLKALLQDYEESNLSFVGISIDQQEDIELWKEKVGEEQLPGTQLIMDNGWQSKFKSDYVVSSVPRFILIDEEGKFIDVDAPRPSEGNKLRILIDEHL; this is encoded by the coding sequence ATGAAAAGAACTTTTACTCTATTTGCCTTGATTAGTTTATTCTTGGCAAGTTGCATAAAGCAAGACCAAACCTACGTTACTCTCAAAGGTCATATTCTTAATGCACCATCAGACACCATCTACATTTATGACAATTTTGACGCCTATCAAAAAGTTATTATTCTCGATGAACATAATAACTTTAACGATACCCTAAACATTAGAACTGCGGAATATTATTTTGAAATTGGAGAAGAATCTACCAACCTATTCCTTAGCGAAGGCGACGAGATGGAAATTACCTTAGATTACCTCTCTTTCGACGAAACTATCAATGCTAGTGGAAAAGGTCAAAAAATTAACAATTACCTTTTTAAAAGAGTATTATTAAGAGAAAAAAATATTTACGAAGACCCTACTTTCTTTGATAAGGATTCGGCTCAATTCTATCACAATCTTAATACCTTTTTTGATAAAGAAATACACACCTTAGAACGTTTGCATTTAGACTCTCACATATTTGCCGAAGAAAAAGAAGGTATAGCTATGACTAAGAAAAATATTGGTTATTTCTACCGCAGCAAACAAGAACTCAAGCAACTTGCTATGTTAGAAAATGCTCCCGAATTTACGCTCAAAGATACAGATGGCAACAGTGTATCTTTATCTGATTTTAAAAGCAAACTTGTATTGATAGATGTTTGGGCAACTTGGTGCAAACCTTGCATACAAGAAATTCCTGACCTCAAAGCTTTACTACAAGACTATGAAGAAAGTAATCTTAGCTTTGTAGGCATAAGCATAGACCAACAAGAAGATATTGAATTATGGAAAGAAAAGGTAGGAGAAGAACAACTACCAGGAACACAGCTCATTATGGATAACGGCTGGCAATCCAAATTTAAATCTGACTATGTGGTTTCAAGCGTGCCTCGCTTTATTCTTATTGATGAAGAAGGTAAATTTATAGATGTAGATGCTCCTAGACCTTCAGAAGGCAATAAGCTTAGGATATTAATTGACGAACATTTGTAA
- a CDS encoding mechanosensitive ion channel family protein — MEKADLLLEKAIDFITHYGPKVLGALLIYFIGSWIIKKLLLGFNKIMKKTKYDLILQGFFNNLLSWSLKIMLILLVISTLGIDITTFAAIIAAAGLAVGLALQGSLANFAGGVLLMVFKPYRIGDLIEAQGLIGEVRGIDIFNTQLVSPDNKRVIIPNGAIANGNIVNYTIEGKIRVDIKVGVAYSSDLKKAKSALMAVLTDHKKVLKSPKPYVGVSDLSSSSITLVVRPYCKPADYWDVYFDTYENAKLALDKAGVEIPFPHVVHINR, encoded by the coding sequence ATGGAAAAAGCAGATTTGTTGCTAGAAAAAGCAATTGATTTCATCACGCATTATGGTCCCAAAGTCTTGGGTGCCTTACTTATTTATTTTATTGGCTCTTGGATAATTAAAAAGTTGCTTTTGGGCTTCAATAAAATTATGAAAAAAACCAAATACGATTTAATTCTTCAAGGGTTTTTTAATAACCTTTTGTCTTGGTCACTGAAAATTATGTTGATACTCTTAGTTATTTCCACCTTAGGAATAGACATAACTACCTTTGCGGCTATCATAGCAGCGGCTGGTTTGGCGGTTGGTTTAGCTTTGCAAGGTTCTTTAGCTAATTTCGCTGGAGGTGTCCTATTAATGGTCTTTAAACCTTACAGAATAGGCGATCTTATTGAGGCTCAGGGTTTGATAGGTGAGGTTAGAGGAATTGATATTTTTAACACTCAATTGGTGTCGCCTGACAATAAAAGAGTCATTATCCCCAATGGTGCTATAGCTAACGGTAACATTGTTAACTACACGATCGAAGGAAAGATTAGAGTAGATATAAAAGTTGGAGTGGCATATAGTTCAGACTTAAAAAAGGCTAAATCGGCATTGATGGCTGTATTGACAGATCACAAAAAGGTACTTAAAAGTCCCAAACCTTATGTTGGCGTATCGGACTTATCTTCGAGTTCCATTACGCTTGTGGTTAGACCTTATTGTAAACCAGCCGATTATTGGGATGTTTATTTCGATACTTATGAAAATGCAAAGTTGGCACTGGACAAAGCAGGTGTAGAAATTCCATTTCCTCATGTGGTTCATATCAACCGATAA
- a CDS encoding DNA polymerase III subunit gamma/tau has translation MENFVVSARKYRPATFDTVVGQQSITNTLKNAIKNNHLAQAFLFCGPRGVGKTSCARILAKTINCMNLSPEIEACNECESCQGFNNNHSFNIHELDAASNNGVDKIRELVDQVRFAPQVGKYNIYIIDEVHMLSQAAFNAFLKTLEEPPAHALFILATTEKHKIIPTILSRCQIFDFKRIQIADIAEHLAYVAKNEGIDAEQEALHIIAQKADGALRDALSIFDQIISFCGDKLTYQAVIQNLNILDYDYYFKVTDALYHSDIPTALNEFNEILNNGFDGHHFINGLGMHFRNLLVAKDSSTLSLLEVGDSIKTRYLEQSQSWQQQHLLQALELCNKVDLNYRMSKNQRLLVEITLMQICGVKEDNTTVEKKTFVVKQKPSNEVKTVVTKEIEEQKVVATPSILPKDEEKVEIDIPKTSTKAIKIVNFKDNIPKKTISINPHSKTEKQDEKKDNSVVQEEKRNEQAFSQEDLNEKWEQYANEKENVGKHNLLSILKDKKAILKESFNVCITLDNKVQEEVINDEKTKLLGYLKSQLENDYISLTVEVTPLKEEEMKAYTAEDKFKKMVKKNPDLLNLKDKFDLEIDF, from the coding sequence ATGGAAAATTTTGTTGTTTCGGCTCGTAAATACCGCCCTGCTACATTCGATACTGTAGTGGGTCAGCAGTCCATTACCAACACTTTAAAAAATGCCATCAAAAACAACCATTTGGCTCAAGCTTTTTTATTTTGTGGTCCTCGAGGAGTTGGCAAAACATCTTGTGCCCGTATTTTAGCTAAGACCATCAACTGCATGAATCTTAGCCCAGAAATAGAGGCTTGTAACGAATGTGAGTCCTGCCAAGGCTTTAACAACAACCACTCATTCAACATTCATGAATTGGACGCTGCCTCCAATAATGGCGTGGATAAAATTCGTGAGTTAGTAGATCAGGTACGCTTTGCACCACAAGTAGGCAAGTACAATATCTACATCATTGATGAGGTACATATGTTATCTCAAGCGGCTTTTAACGCTTTTCTAAAAACTTTAGAAGAACCCCCTGCTCATGCCTTGTTCATACTTGCTACTACCGAAAAACATAAAATCATACCAACCATTTTATCACGTTGTCAAATATTTGATTTCAAGCGCATACAAATTGCTGATATCGCTGAGCACTTGGCTTATGTGGCAAAAAATGAAGGTATTGACGCCGAGCAAGAAGCCTTGCACATCATTGCTCAAAAGGCCGATGGCGCACTGAGAGATGCTTTATCTATTTTTGATCAAATCATTAGTTTTTGTGGCGATAAACTGACTTATCAAGCCGTTATACAAAACCTTAACATACTTGATTACGACTATTACTTCAAAGTAACTGATGCTTTGTATCATTCGGATATTCCTACGGCACTCAACGAATTCAACGAAATCCTAAATAACGGTTTTGACGGCCATCATTTTATCAACGGCTTGGGCATGCACTTCAGAAATTTACTGGTAGCTAAGGATAGTAGTACACTAAGTTTATTGGAAGTTGGCGATAGCATCAAAACGCGATACCTCGAACAAAGCCAAAGTTGGCAACAACAACACTTATTACAGGCTCTTGAACTTTGCAATAAAGTGGACTTGAACTACAGAATGAGTAAAAATCAGCGTCTGTTGGTTGAAATTACCTTAATGCAAATTTGTGGCGTTAAAGAAGATAATACTACAGTAGAAAAAAAAACTTTCGTCGTTAAGCAAAAGCCGTCAAACGAAGTAAAAACTGTAGTAACAAAGGAAATTGAAGAGCAAAAAGTAGTTGCTACTCCATCAATCCTACCAAAAGATGAAGAAAAAGTAGAAATTGACATACCCAAGACATCCACAAAAGCCATTAAAATTGTCAACTTTAAAGACAACATTCCGAAAAAGACCATTTCCATTAACCCTCATTCTAAAACAGAAAAACAAGATGAGAAAAAGGATAATAGTGTAGTCCAAGAAGAAAAGCGTAATGAACAAGCGTTTTCACAAGAAGACCTCAACGAAAAATGGGAACAATACGCCAATGAAAAAGAGAACGTTGGCAAACACAATTTACTATCTATTCTAAAAGATAAAAAAGCCATATTGAAAGAAAGCTTCAATGTGTGCATAACATTAGACAATAAAGTTCAAGAAGAGGTGATAAACGATGAAAAGACTAAGCTTTTAGGGTATCTGAAGTCACAACTAGAAAACGATTACATCAGCTTAAC